The Brachyhypopomus gauderio isolate BG-103 chromosome 1, BGAUD_0.2, whole genome shotgun sequence genome includes a window with the following:
- the znf740a gene encoding uncharacterized protein znf740a isoform X6 encodes MSHIPSSSVRDHMKWAGLLGCEAVLSSMALMQASSMAAPKKMMSPLGPPPGHGSGQRDLQDRGPQGHMVLPTGMSCPPLLLRKEGDFHAPRLLDEKEMAPNEDMQLKKKNRKSGTPCKVREQDGKGGKAVVVDENGNCPLSKVQKNFICDHCYGAFRSGYHLKRHILIHTGEKPFACAICDMRFIQRYHLERHSLTHTGVKPYACTMCDMRFFQRYHLERHSLTHTGVKPYACTMCDMRFFQRYHLQRHSLIHTGVKPYACSMCDRRFFQRYHLQRHSLTHTGVKPYACSMCDMKFFQRYHLQRHSLTHTGVKPYACSMCHMRFFQRCHLQRHSLTHTGVKPFACTMCDMRFFQRYHLQRHSITHTGVKPYACSMCDMRFFHRYHLQRHSLTHTGVKPYACNMCDMRFFQRYHLQRHSLTHTGVKPYACSMCDMRFFQRYHLERHSLTHTGEKPFACDMCDMRFIQRYHLERHKRVHSGEKPYQCERCQQNFSRTDRLLRHRRLCQGRGVAKVEAQPCCEPRPFPQEPPPAPPATWSPLHPPPGRLAV; translated from the exons ATGTCACACATACCAAGCAGCTCGGTCCGTGACCATATGAAATGG GCGGGGCTGCTCGGTTGTGAAGCAGTTCTTTCCAGCATGGCCCTGATGCAAGCCAGCTCCATGGCTGCGCCCAAGAAAATGATGTCACCACTGGGTCCACCTCCAGGCCATGGTTCGGGTCAGAGGGATCTTCAGGACCGCGGTCCTCAAGGACACATGGTCTTGCCAACGGGAATGAGCTGTCCTCCACTG CTTCTCCGAAAAGAAGGAGATTTCCACGCGCCCCGGTTGCTGGATGAGAAGGAAATGGCACCCAATGAGGACATGCAGCTGAAGAAAAAGAACAGGAAGTCGGGAACGCCCTGTAAAGTCAGGGAGCAGGACGGGAAAGGAGGGAAG GCTGTTGTGGTGGACGAGAATGGGAACTGTCCACTTTCCAAAGTGCAGAAGAATTTCATCTGTGATCACTGCTATGGGGCCTTCAGAAGTGGTTATCACCTGAAAAGACACATTCTCATTCATACTG GGGAGAAGCCATTTGCTTGCGCCATATGTGACATGAGATTTATTCAGCGTTATCACTTGGAAAGACACAGCCTTACTCATACAG GGGTGAAGCCATATGCTTGCACTATGTGTGACATGAGGTTTTTCCAACGTTACCACTTGGAGAGACACAGCCTCACTCATACTG GGGTGAAACCGTATGCTTGCACCATGTGTGACATGCGGTTTTTCCAACGTTACCACCTTCAGAGACACAGCCTCATTCACACGG GGGTGAAGCCCTACGCTTGCTCCATGTGTGACAGGCGTTTTTTCCAACGTTACCACCTGCAGAGACACAGCCTCACTCATACGG GGGTGAAGCCGTATGCTTGTTCCATGTGTGACATGAAGTTTTTTCAGCGTTACCATCTGCAAAGACACAGCCTAACCCATACGG GGGTGAAGCCATATGCTTGTTCTATGTGCCATATGAGATTTTTTCAGCGTTGTCACCTTCAGCGACACAGTCTCACCCACACGG GGGTGAAGCCATTTGCTTGTACCATGTGCGATATGAGGTTTTTCCAACGCTACCACCTCCAGAGACACAGCATCACCCATACGG GAGTGAAGCCTTACGCTTGTTCCATGTGTGACATGCGTTTTTTCCACCGTTACCATCTGCAGAGACACAGCCTCACTCACACTG GGGTGAAGCCCTACGCTTGTAACATGTGTGACATGCGTTTTTTTCAACGCTACCACCTGCAGAGACACAGCCTCACCCATACGG GGGTGAAGCCGTATGCTTGCTCGATGTGTGACATGCGGTTTTTCCAACGTTACCACTTGGAAAGACACAGCCTCACTCATACTG GGGAGAAGCCATTTGCGTGCGACATGTGCGACATGCGCTTCATCCAGAGGTACCACCTGGAACGACACAAGCGTGTGCACAGCGGGGAGAAGCCTTATCAGTGCGAGCGGTGTCAGCAG AATTTCTCGCGTACAGACAGGCTGCTAAGGCATCGGCGGCTGTGCCAAGGCAGGGGTGTGGCTAAAGTGGAGGCTCAGCCCTGTTgtgagccccgccccttcccccAGGAGCCACCCCCAGCACCTCCAGCTACCTGGAGTCCCCTGCACCCACCCCCTGGCCGACTTGCAGTGTGA
- the znf740a gene encoding uncharacterized protein znf740a isoform X11, whose translation MSHIPSSSVRDHMKWAGLLGCEAVLSSMALMQASSMAAPKKMMSPLGPPPGHGSGQRDLQDRGPQGHMVLPTGMSCPPLLLRKEGDFHAPRLLDEKEMAPNEDMQLKKKNRKSGTPCKVREQDGKGGKAVVVDENGNCPLSKVQKNFICDHCYGAFRSGYHLKRHILIHTGEKPFACAICDMRFIQRYHLERHSLTHTGVKPYACTMCDMRFFQRYHLERHSLTHTGVKPYACTMCDMRFFQRYHLQRHSLIHTGVKPYACSMCDRRFFQRYHLQRHSLTHTGVKPYACSMCDMKFFQRYHLQRHSLTHTGVKPYACSMCHMRFFQRCHLQRHSLTHTGVKPFACTMCDMRFFQRYHLQRHSITHTGVKPYACSMCDMRFFHRYHLQRHSLTHTGVKPYACNMCDMRFFQRYHLQRHSLTHTGEKPFACDMCDMRFIQRYHLERHKRVHSGEKPYQCERCQQNFSRTDRLLRHRRLCQGRGVAKVEAQPCCEPRPFPQEPPPAPPATWSPLHPPPGRLAV comes from the exons ATGTCACACATACCAAGCAGCTCGGTCCGTGACCATATGAAATGG GCGGGGCTGCTCGGTTGTGAAGCAGTTCTTTCCAGCATGGCCCTGATGCAAGCCAGCTCCATGGCTGCGCCCAAGAAAATGATGTCACCACTGGGTCCACCTCCAGGCCATGGTTCGGGTCAGAGGGATCTTCAGGACCGCGGTCCTCAAGGACACATGGTCTTGCCAACGGGAATGAGCTGTCCTCCACTG CTTCTCCGAAAAGAAGGAGATTTCCACGCGCCCCGGTTGCTGGATGAGAAGGAAATGGCACCCAATGAGGACATGCAGCTGAAGAAAAAGAACAGGAAGTCGGGAACGCCCTGTAAAGTCAGGGAGCAGGACGGGAAAGGAGGGAAG GCTGTTGTGGTGGACGAGAATGGGAACTGTCCACTTTCCAAAGTGCAGAAGAATTTCATCTGTGATCACTGCTATGGGGCCTTCAGAAGTGGTTATCACCTGAAAAGACACATTCTCATTCATACTG GGGAGAAGCCATTTGCTTGCGCCATATGTGACATGAGATTTATTCAGCGTTATCACTTGGAAAGACACAGCCTTACTCATACAG GGGTGAAGCCATATGCTTGCACTATGTGTGACATGAGGTTTTTCCAACGTTACCACTTGGAGAGACACAGCCTCACTCATACTG GGGTGAAACCGTATGCTTGCACCATGTGTGACATGCGGTTTTTCCAACGTTACCACCTTCAGAGACACAGCCTCATTCACACGG GGGTGAAGCCCTACGCTTGCTCCATGTGTGACAGGCGTTTTTTCCAACGTTACCACCTGCAGAGACACAGCCTCACTCATACGG GGGTGAAGCCGTATGCTTGTTCCATGTGTGACATGAAGTTTTTTCAGCGTTACCATCTGCAAAGACACAGCCTAACCCATACGG GGGTGAAGCCATATGCTTGTTCTATGTGCCATATGAGATTTTTTCAGCGTTGTCACCTTCAGCGACACAGTCTCACCCACACGG GGGTGAAGCCATTTGCTTGTACCATGTGCGATATGAGGTTTTTCCAACGCTACCACCTCCAGAGACACAGCATCACCCATACGG GAGTGAAGCCTTACGCTTGTTCCATGTGTGACATGCGTTTTTTCCACCGTTACCATCTGCAGAGACACAGCCTCACTCACACTG GGGTGAAGCCCTACGCTTGTAACATGTGTGACATGCGTTTTTTTCAACGCTACCACCTGCAGAGACACAGCCTCACCCATACGG GGGAGAAGCCATTTGCGTGCGACATGTGCGACATGCGCTTCATCCAGAGGTACCACCTGGAACGACACAAGCGTGTGCACAGCGGGGAGAAGCCTTATCAGTGCGAGCGGTGTCAGCAG AATTTCTCGCGTACAGACAGGCTGCTAAGGCATCGGCGGCTGTGCCAAGGCAGGGGTGTGGCTAAAGTGGAGGCTCAGCCCTGTTgtgagccccgccccttcccccAGGAGCCACCCCCAGCACCTCCAGCTACCTGGAGTCCCCTGCACCCACCCCCTGGCCGACTTGCAGTGTGA
- the znf740a gene encoding uncharacterized protein znf740a isoform X5: MSHIPSSSVRDHMKWAGLLGCEAVLSSMALMQASSMAAPKKMMSPLGPPPGHGSGQRDLQDRGPQGHMVLPTGMSCPPLLLRKEGDFHAPRLLDEKEMAPNEDMQLKKKNRKSGTPCKVREQDGKGGKAVVVDENGNCPLSKVQKNFICDHCYGAFRSGYHLKRHILIHTGEKPFACAICDMRFIQRYHLERHSLTHTGVKPYACTMCDMRFFQRYHLERHSLTHTGVKPYACTMCDMRFFQRYHLQRHSLIHTGVKPYACSMCDRRFFQRYHLQRHSLTHTGVKPYACSMCDMKFFQRYHLQRHSLTHTGVKPYACSMCHMRFFQRCHLQRHSLTHTGVKPFACTMCDMRFFQRYHLQRHSITHTGVKPYACSMCDMRFFHRYHLQRHSLTHTGVKPYACSMCDMRFFQRYHLQRHSLTHTGVKPYACSMCDMRFFQRYHLERHSLTHTGEKPFACDMCDMRFIQRYHLERHKRVHSGEKPYQCERCQQNFSRTDRLLRHRRLCQGRGVAKVEAQPCCEPRPFPQEPPPAPPATWSPLHPPPGRLAV, translated from the exons ATGTCACACATACCAAGCAGCTCGGTCCGTGACCATATGAAATGG GCGGGGCTGCTCGGTTGTGAAGCAGTTCTTTCCAGCATGGCCCTGATGCAAGCCAGCTCCATGGCTGCGCCCAAGAAAATGATGTCACCACTGGGTCCACCTCCAGGCCATGGTTCGGGTCAGAGGGATCTTCAGGACCGCGGTCCTCAAGGACACATGGTCTTGCCAACGGGAATGAGCTGTCCTCCACTG CTTCTCCGAAAAGAAGGAGATTTCCACGCGCCCCGGTTGCTGGATGAGAAGGAAATGGCACCCAATGAGGACATGCAGCTGAAGAAAAAGAACAGGAAGTCGGGAACGCCCTGTAAAGTCAGGGAGCAGGACGGGAAAGGAGGGAAG GCTGTTGTGGTGGACGAGAATGGGAACTGTCCACTTTCCAAAGTGCAGAAGAATTTCATCTGTGATCACTGCTATGGGGCCTTCAGAAGTGGTTATCACCTGAAAAGACACATTCTCATTCATACTG GGGAGAAGCCATTTGCTTGCGCCATATGTGACATGAGATTTATTCAGCGTTATCACTTGGAAAGACACAGCCTTACTCATACAG GGGTGAAGCCATATGCTTGCACTATGTGTGACATGAGGTTTTTCCAACGTTACCACTTGGAGAGACACAGCCTCACTCATACTG GGGTGAAACCGTATGCTTGCACCATGTGTGACATGCGGTTTTTCCAACGTTACCACCTTCAGAGACACAGCCTCATTCACACGG GGGTGAAGCCCTACGCTTGCTCCATGTGTGACAGGCGTTTTTTCCAACGTTACCACCTGCAGAGACACAGCCTCACTCATACGG GGGTGAAGCCGTATGCTTGTTCCATGTGTGACATGAAGTTTTTTCAGCGTTACCATCTGCAAAGACACAGCCTAACCCATACGG GGGTGAAGCCATATGCTTGTTCTATGTGCCATATGAGATTTTTTCAGCGTTGTCACCTTCAGCGACACAGTCTCACCCACACGG GGGTGAAGCCATTTGCTTGTACCATGTGCGATATGAGGTTTTTCCAACGCTACCACCTCCAGAGACACAGCATCACCCATACGG GAGTGAAGCCTTACGCTTGTTCCATGTGTGACATGCGTTTTTTCCACCGTTACCATCTGCAGAGACACAGCCTCACTCACACTG GGGTGAAGCCATATGCTTGTTCGATGTGCGACATGAGATTTTTTCAACGATACCATCTGCAGAGACATAGCCTCACTCATACGG GGGTGAAGCCGTATGCTTGCTCGATGTGTGACATGCGGTTTTTCCAACGTTACCACTTGGAAAGACACAGCCTCACTCATACTG GGGAGAAGCCATTTGCGTGCGACATGTGCGACATGCGCTTCATCCAGAGGTACCACCTGGAACGACACAAGCGTGTGCACAGCGGGGAGAAGCCTTATCAGTGCGAGCGGTGTCAGCAG AATTTCTCGCGTACAGACAGGCTGCTAAGGCATCGGCGGCTGTGCCAAGGCAGGGGTGTGGCTAAAGTGGAGGCTCAGCCCTGTTgtgagccccgccccttcccccAGGAGCCACCCCCAGCACCTCCAGCTACCTGGAGTCCCCTGCACCCACCCCCTGGCCGACTTGCAGTGTGA
- the znf740a gene encoding uncharacterized protein znf740a isoform X10, whose translation MSHIPSSSVRDHMKWAGLLGCEAVLSSMALMQASSMAAPKKMMSPLGPPPGHGSGQRDLQDRGPQGHMVLPTGMSCPPLLLRKEGDFHAPRLLDEKEMAPNEDMQLKKKNRKSGTPCKVREQDGKGGKAVVVDENGNCPLSKVQKNFICDHCYGAFRSGYHLKRHILIHTGEKPFACAICDMRFIQRYHLERHSLTHTGVKPYACTMCDMRFFQRYHLERHSLTHTGVKPYACTMCDMRFFQRYHLQRHSLIHTGVKPYACSMCDRRFFQRYHLQRHSLTHTGVKPYACSMCDMKFFQRYHLQRHSLTHTGVKPYACSMCDMRFFHRYHLQRHSLTHTGVKPYACNMCDMRFFQRYHLQRHSLTHTGVKPYACSMCDMRFFQRYHLQRHSLTHTGVKPYACSMCDMRFFQRYHLERHSLTHTGEKPFACDMCDMRFIQRYHLERHKRVHSGEKPYQCERCQQNFSRTDRLLRHRRLCQGRGVAKVEAQPCCEPRPFPQEPPPAPPATWSPLHPPPGRLAV comes from the exons ATGTCACACATACCAAGCAGCTCGGTCCGTGACCATATGAAATGG GCGGGGCTGCTCGGTTGTGAAGCAGTTCTTTCCAGCATGGCCCTGATGCAAGCCAGCTCCATGGCTGCGCCCAAGAAAATGATGTCACCACTGGGTCCACCTCCAGGCCATGGTTCGGGTCAGAGGGATCTTCAGGACCGCGGTCCTCAAGGACACATGGTCTTGCCAACGGGAATGAGCTGTCCTCCACTG CTTCTCCGAAAAGAAGGAGATTTCCACGCGCCCCGGTTGCTGGATGAGAAGGAAATGGCACCCAATGAGGACATGCAGCTGAAGAAAAAGAACAGGAAGTCGGGAACGCCCTGTAAAGTCAGGGAGCAGGACGGGAAAGGAGGGAAG GCTGTTGTGGTGGACGAGAATGGGAACTGTCCACTTTCCAAAGTGCAGAAGAATTTCATCTGTGATCACTGCTATGGGGCCTTCAGAAGTGGTTATCACCTGAAAAGACACATTCTCATTCATACTG GGGAGAAGCCATTTGCTTGCGCCATATGTGACATGAGATTTATTCAGCGTTATCACTTGGAAAGACACAGCCTTACTCATACAG GGGTGAAGCCATATGCTTGCACTATGTGTGACATGAGGTTTTTCCAACGTTACCACTTGGAGAGACACAGCCTCACTCATACTG GGGTGAAACCGTATGCTTGCACCATGTGTGACATGCGGTTTTTCCAACGTTACCACCTTCAGAGACACAGCCTCATTCACACGG GGGTGAAGCCCTACGCTTGCTCCATGTGTGACAGGCGTTTTTTCCAACGTTACCACCTGCAGAGACACAGCCTCACTCATACGG GGGTGAAGCCGTATGCTTGTTCCATGTGTGACATGAAGTTTTTTCAGCGTTACCATCTGCAAAGACACAGCCTAACCCATACGG GAGTGAAGCCTTACGCTTGTTCCATGTGTGACATGCGTTTTTTCCACCGTTACCATCTGCAGAGACACAGCCTCACTCACACTG GGGTGAAGCCCTACGCTTGTAACATGTGTGACATGCGTTTTTTTCAACGCTACCACCTGCAGAGACACAGCCTCACCCATACGG GGGTGAAGCCATATGCTTGTTCGATGTGCGACATGAGATTTTTTCAACGATACCATCTGCAGAGACATAGCCTCACTCATACGG GGGTGAAGCCGTATGCTTGCTCGATGTGTGACATGCGGTTTTTCCAACGTTACCACTTGGAAAGACACAGCCTCACTCATACTG GGGAGAAGCCATTTGCGTGCGACATGTGCGACATGCGCTTCATCCAGAGGTACCACCTGGAACGACACAAGCGTGTGCACAGCGGGGAGAAGCCTTATCAGTGCGAGCGGTGTCAGCAG AATTTCTCGCGTACAGACAGGCTGCTAAGGCATCGGCGGCTGTGCCAAGGCAGGGGTGTGGCTAAAGTGGAGGCTCAGCCCTGTTgtgagccccgccccttcccccAGGAGCCACCCCCAGCACCTCCAGCTACCTGGAGTCCCCTGCACCCACCCCCTGGCCGACTTGCAGTGTGA
- the znf740a gene encoding uncharacterized protein znf740a isoform X13: protein MSHIPSSSVRDHMKWAGLLGCEAVLSSMALMQASSMAAPKKMMSPLGPPPGHGSGQRDLQDRGPQGHMVLPTGMSCPPLLLRKEGDFHAPRLLDEKEMAPNEDMQLKKKNRKSGTPCKVREQDGKGGKAVVVDENGNCPLSKVQKNFICDHCYGAFRSGYHLKRHILIHTGEKPFACAICDMRFIQRYHLERHSLTHTGVKPYACTMCDMRFFQRYHLERHSLTHTGVKPYACTMCDMRFFQRYHLQRHSLIHTGVKPYACSMCDRRFFQRYHLQRHSLTHTGVKPYACSMCDMKFFQRYHLQRHSLTHTGVKPYACSMCHMRFFQRCHLQRHSLTHTGVKPFACTMCDMRFFQRYHLQRHSITHTGVKPYACSMCDMRFFHRYHLQRHSLTHTGVKPYACSMCDMRFFQRYHLQRHSLTHTGEKPFACDMCDMRFIQRYHLERHKRVHSGEKPYQCERCQQNFSRTDRLLRHRRLCQGRGVAKVEAQPCCEPRPFPQEPPPAPPATWSPLHPPPGRLAV from the exons ATGTCACACATACCAAGCAGCTCGGTCCGTGACCATATGAAATGG GCGGGGCTGCTCGGTTGTGAAGCAGTTCTTTCCAGCATGGCCCTGATGCAAGCCAGCTCCATGGCTGCGCCCAAGAAAATGATGTCACCACTGGGTCCACCTCCAGGCCATGGTTCGGGTCAGAGGGATCTTCAGGACCGCGGTCCTCAAGGACACATGGTCTTGCCAACGGGAATGAGCTGTCCTCCACTG CTTCTCCGAAAAGAAGGAGATTTCCACGCGCCCCGGTTGCTGGATGAGAAGGAAATGGCACCCAATGAGGACATGCAGCTGAAGAAAAAGAACAGGAAGTCGGGAACGCCCTGTAAAGTCAGGGAGCAGGACGGGAAAGGAGGGAAG GCTGTTGTGGTGGACGAGAATGGGAACTGTCCACTTTCCAAAGTGCAGAAGAATTTCATCTGTGATCACTGCTATGGGGCCTTCAGAAGTGGTTATCACCTGAAAAGACACATTCTCATTCATACTG GGGAGAAGCCATTTGCTTGCGCCATATGTGACATGAGATTTATTCAGCGTTATCACTTGGAAAGACACAGCCTTACTCATACAG GGGTGAAGCCATATGCTTGCACTATGTGTGACATGAGGTTTTTCCAACGTTACCACTTGGAGAGACACAGCCTCACTCATACTG GGGTGAAACCGTATGCTTGCACCATGTGTGACATGCGGTTTTTCCAACGTTACCACCTTCAGAGACACAGCCTCATTCACACGG GGGTGAAGCCCTACGCTTGCTCCATGTGTGACAGGCGTTTTTTCCAACGTTACCACCTGCAGAGACACAGCCTCACTCATACGG GGGTGAAGCCGTATGCTTGTTCCATGTGTGACATGAAGTTTTTTCAGCGTTACCATCTGCAAAGACACAGCCTAACCCATACGG GGGTGAAGCCATATGCTTGTTCTATGTGCCATATGAGATTTTTTCAGCGTTGTCACCTTCAGCGACACAGTCTCACCCACACGG GGGTGAAGCCATTTGCTTGTACCATGTGCGATATGAGGTTTTTCCAACGCTACCACCTCCAGAGACACAGCATCACCCATACGG GAGTGAAGCCTTACGCTTGTTCCATGTGTGACATGCGTTTTTTCCACCGTTACCATCTGCAGAGACACAGCCTCACTCACACTG GGGTGAAGCCATATGCTTGTTCGATGTGCGACATGAGATTTTTTCAACGATACCATCTGCAGAGACATAGCCTCACTCATACGG GGGAGAAGCCATTTGCGTGCGACATGTGCGACATGCGCTTCATCCAGAGGTACCACCTGGAACGACACAAGCGTGTGCACAGCGGGGAGAAGCCTTATCAGTGCGAGCGGTGTCAGCAG AATTTCTCGCGTACAGACAGGCTGCTAAGGCATCGGCGGCTGTGCCAAGGCAGGGGTGTGGCTAAAGTGGAGGCTCAGCCCTGTTgtgagccccgccccttcccccAGGAGCCACCCCCAGCACCTCCAGCTACCTGGAGTCCCCTGCACCCACCCCCTGGCCGACTTGCAGTGTGA
- the znf740a gene encoding uncharacterized protein znf740a isoform X12 has translation MSHIPSSSVRDHMKWAGLLGCEAVLSSMALMQASSMAAPKKMMSPLGPPPGHGSGQRDLQDRGPQGHMVLPTGMSCPPLLLRKEGDFHAPRLLDEKEMAPNEDMQLKKKNRKSGTPCKVREQDGKGGKAVVVDENGNCPLSKVQKNFICDHCYGAFRSGYHLKRHILIHTGEKPFACAICDMRFIQRYHLERHSLTHTGVKPYACTMCDMRFFQRYHLERHSLTHTGVKPYACTMCDMRFFQRYHLQRHSLIHTGVKPYACSMCDRRFFQRYHLQRHSLTHTGVKPYACSMCDMKFFQRYHLQRHSLTHTGVKPYACSMCHMRFFQRCHLQRHSLTHTGVKPFACTMCDMRFFQRYHLQRHSITHTGVKPYACSMCDMRFFHRYHLQRHSLTHTGVKPYACSMCDMRFFQRYHLERHSLTHTGEKPFACDMCDMRFIQRYHLERHKRVHSGEKPYQCERCQQNFSRTDRLLRHRRLCQGRGVAKVEAQPCCEPRPFPQEPPPAPPATWSPLHPPPGRLAV, from the exons ATGTCACACATACCAAGCAGCTCGGTCCGTGACCATATGAAATGG GCGGGGCTGCTCGGTTGTGAAGCAGTTCTTTCCAGCATGGCCCTGATGCAAGCCAGCTCCATGGCTGCGCCCAAGAAAATGATGTCACCACTGGGTCCACCTCCAGGCCATGGTTCGGGTCAGAGGGATCTTCAGGACCGCGGTCCTCAAGGACACATGGTCTTGCCAACGGGAATGAGCTGTCCTCCACTG CTTCTCCGAAAAGAAGGAGATTTCCACGCGCCCCGGTTGCTGGATGAGAAGGAAATGGCACCCAATGAGGACATGCAGCTGAAGAAAAAGAACAGGAAGTCGGGAACGCCCTGTAAAGTCAGGGAGCAGGACGGGAAAGGAGGGAAG GCTGTTGTGGTGGACGAGAATGGGAACTGTCCACTTTCCAAAGTGCAGAAGAATTTCATCTGTGATCACTGCTATGGGGCCTTCAGAAGTGGTTATCACCTGAAAAGACACATTCTCATTCATACTG GGGAGAAGCCATTTGCTTGCGCCATATGTGACATGAGATTTATTCAGCGTTATCACTTGGAAAGACACAGCCTTACTCATACAG GGGTGAAGCCATATGCTTGCACTATGTGTGACATGAGGTTTTTCCAACGTTACCACTTGGAGAGACACAGCCTCACTCATACTG GGGTGAAACCGTATGCTTGCACCATGTGTGACATGCGGTTTTTCCAACGTTACCACCTTCAGAGACACAGCCTCATTCACACGG GGGTGAAGCCCTACGCTTGCTCCATGTGTGACAGGCGTTTTTTCCAACGTTACCACCTGCAGAGACACAGCCTCACTCATACGG GGGTGAAGCCGTATGCTTGTTCCATGTGTGACATGAAGTTTTTTCAGCGTTACCATCTGCAAAGACACAGCCTAACCCATACGG GGGTGAAGCCATATGCTTGTTCTATGTGCCATATGAGATTTTTTCAGCGTTGTCACCTTCAGCGACACAGTCTCACCCACACGG GGGTGAAGCCATTTGCTTGTACCATGTGCGATATGAGGTTTTTCCAACGCTACCACCTCCAGAGACACAGCATCACCCATACGG GAGTGAAGCCTTACGCTTGTTCCATGTGTGACATGCGTTTTTTCCACCGTTACCATCTGCAGAGACACAGCCTCACTCACACTG GGGTGAAGCCGTATGCTTGCTCGATGTGTGACATGCGGTTTTTCCAACGTTACCACTTGGAAAGACACAGCCTCACTCATACTG GGGAGAAGCCATTTGCGTGCGACATGTGCGACATGCGCTTCATCCAGAGGTACCACCTGGAACGACACAAGCGTGTGCACAGCGGGGAGAAGCCTTATCAGTGCGAGCGGTGTCAGCAG AATTTCTCGCGTACAGACAGGCTGCTAAGGCATCGGCGGCTGTGCCAAGGCAGGGGTGTGGCTAAAGTGGAGGCTCAGCCCTGTTgtgagccccgccccttcccccAGGAGCCACCCCCAGCACCTCCAGCTACCTGGAGTCCCCTGCACCCACCCCCTGGCCGACTTGCAGTGTGA